The window CGTTTTTGGCGCCGCTCACCAGGACTTCTCCTGACAGGGGATTTCCACCCCGCACTTCATAGATGAACAAAACGCGCACCCTTTCCGGCTTGCCGCCCGCCCTCTTGGCGCGGCGGCGCGGGAGCAATGATCCCGTGCCTCAAAACGCAAATTATTATACATCACTATTATGCAAAAGGGAAGCCCTTTTCATAACACGATCCGTCGTCTTCGCATCGTTTTTTTCGCAGGCATTTGCGGATGGCGCGCCAGGAAATCCCGTTTGAGGCGGGAATTTCCTGGCGCATTTTTTGCATCAGATCTCCAGGGTCCAGCCGAACGGATCTGCCTTTTTGCCCCACTGGATGCCGGTGAGTTCGTCGTAGAGGCGACGGGCCAGCGGACCGATCTGTCCGCCGCTCACGGGAATGATCCGCCCCTCGTAATTGAACGAGCCGATCGGAGAGATCACCGCCGCCGTACCGGTGCCGAAGGACTCCGACAGCCGTCCGGCGCCGGCGGCCTCCACGAGTTCGTCGATCGAGATGGCGCGCTGGTCGACCGGCACCCCCCAGGACGCGAGCAGGCGGATGGCCGAGTCGCGGGTGACGCCCGGCAGGATAGACCCCTCCAGCGGCGGTGTGACCACGCGGCCGTCGATCGAGAAGAAGACGTTCATCGTGCCGACTTCCTCGATATAACGGCGGTGTACGCCGTCCAGCCACAGCACCTGGGTGTAGCCTTTCTCCTTCGCGCGCACCTGCGCCCGGATCGTGGCGGCGTAGTTGCCGCCCGTCTTAGCCTCGCCGGTGCCGCCCTTCACGGCGCGCACATCCTCGGTTTCGATCAGGATGCTCACCGGGTCGATCCCCTCCGGATAGTACGCCCCCACCGGGGAGAGGATGATCAGGAACTGATAGGTATGCGACGCCCGCACGCCCAGGTAGGGGTCGGTGGCGATGATGAACGGACGGATGTACAAAGAAGTGTCCGGGTGGGTGGGAACCCAGTCGATGTCCGCCCGGACCAGGGATTTGATTGCCTCGAGGAACAGATTTTCGTCGATCTCGGCGATCTGAAGCCGCCGGTTGGAACGGTTCATGCGGCGGATGTTCTCCAGTGGGCGAAACAGCAATGTCCGCCCGTCGGCCGCACGGTAGGCCTTGAGGCCCTCGAAGGTCTCCTGGCCGTAGTGCAGCACCATGCTGGCCGGGTCGAGCGACAGCGGCCCGTAAGGGACAATGCGCGGCGTGTGCCAGCCTGTCCCCTCCGCATAGTGCAGCAGGAACATATGGTCGGTGAAGTATTGCCCAAACCCAAGACGGGAAAAATCCGGTTTTTCTTTCGGCGCTGCTGTCCGCTGGACGATGATCGGTTGCATACTTGACACCACCTATTTTTCTCAAAGTATACCACATCCTCTTCCCGGGCGCAAACATTTTCCTTCGCGGCCCGTCAAGGACCCAAGAACCGGGTGGGACGCCCCATATTTTATGGTATTTATGGATATTTTGACGACAGACACCGGAGGGACGCCTCCGGCGCCGCCGCGCCTCGGGCGGGGCGTTTTACACAAACTTTACATACATTGTACACAGCCATGCTTTCCGCATACGGGGCGGGGCGGTATACTGAGGCTGACGAAACGAAGGGAGACATGGAAAGATGAAAAAGACAACCGGTATTCTTTTGGCGCTTCTGGCGCTGACGGCGGCCCTCCTGTTCACAAGCTGCAGTCCCGCGGCGAACAACACCGGCACACCGACGCCCCCGACGGACGACGTATCTCCCGTTAACCCGCCGGCCGCGCCGCCGGACGACAGCACGGACACCCAGACGCCCCCGCTGAGCGGCGTGGTGAAGACGGGCGGCTCGACCTCGGTGGAGATGGTCATGAACGCTTTGATTTATCAGTTCCAGGCGGACAATGCCGGCGTCGCCATCGACTACGAGATGAACGGCTCGGGCGACGGGATCAAAAACACGATCAGCGGCCTGTATGAGATCGGACACTCCAGCCGCGAGCTCAAATCGGACGGCAGCGAGGACGGCCTCGACGCTGTCGCCTACGCCATCGACGGCATCGCGGTGGTCGTGAACCGCGAGAACGCGGTGACCAACCTGACAAAGGAGCAGATTCTCAACATTTATACCGGCGCCGTCCTGAACTGGAAGGATGTGGGGGGTCCAGACGCCCCGATCACCGTGGTGACCCGCGAGCCCGGCTCCGGCACCCGGAGCGCCTTTGCGGAGATCATCGGCCTTGAAAAGGACGACACCCCCATCGCCGCGGACGCGAGCGTCGTCGACAGCACCGGCGCGGTACAGACCACCGTCTCTCAAAACGCCAACGCGATTGGTTACATGTCCTTCTCCGATGTGGACGATACCAAGGTAAACGCCGTCCCCTATGAGGGCGTCGCTATCTCGACGGACACTCTGAAGAGCGGCGACTACCTGCTCAAACGCGAATTTTATCTGCTTTTCCGTACGGGCGCCGTCCTCTCTCCCTCCGCGCAGGCGTTCGTGGACTTTGTCCTGGGCGACGGCGGACAGCGGATCGTGGCCGACAACAAACTGCTGCCGATCCAATGAAACAGCACAGCACCAAGCTGGAGAAGGCCCGCACGCCCGGCCTCACCGGGCGGCGGGCCAAACCGCCGATTGAGCGCGTGATGCACGGACTCTTTCTGCTCTGCGGCCTGTTGGCCGTGGCCGCCGTTCTCTTCATGACGATCTATATGGTCGCCTCGGGCGGACCCGTCATCGCGAAGGTTGGCCCGGGGCCGTTTCTGCTCGGCCGGACCTGGGACCCGGACAAGGCGCGGTTTGGGATCCTCCCGATGATCCTCTCCTCCCTGACGGCTACTTTCGGCGCGGTCCTCATTGCGCTGCCCACCGGTATCCTGGCGGCCGTCTTTTTGGCCAAGCTCGCGCCGCCGCGCCTCGCGGGCGCGCTGCGGGCGCTCATAGACCTGCTGGCCGGCATCCCCTCGGTCGTTTACGGACTCCTCGGCGCACTGATCATCATGCCGGCCATCTTCCGGCTGCAGACCGCGCTCGGACTCCCCACCCGGGGCAGCCTTCTCGCGGCGATTTTGCTGCTGGTCATCATGATCCTGCCGACGATCATCAGCGTC is drawn from Oscillospiraceae bacterium and contains these coding sequences:
- a CDS encoding branched-chain amino acid aminotransferase gives rise to the protein MQPIIVQRTAAPKEKPDFSRLGFGQYFTDHMFLLHYAEGTGWHTPRIVPYGPLSLDPASMVLHYGQETFEGLKAYRAADGRTLLFRPLENIRRMNRSNRRLQIAEIDENLFLEAIKSLVRADIDWVPTHPDTSLYIRPFIIATDPYLGVRASHTYQFLIILSPVGAYYPEGIDPVSILIETEDVRAVKGGTGEAKTGGNYAATIRAQVRAKEKGYTQVLWLDGVHRRYIEEVGTMNVFFSIDGRVVTPPLEGSILPGVTRDSAIRLLASWGVPVDQRAISIDELVEAAGAGRLSESFGTGTAAVISPIGSFNYEGRIIPVSGGQIGPLARRLYDELTGIQWGKKADPFGWTLEI
- the pstC gene encoding phosphate ABC transporter permease subunit PstC, whose protein sequence is MKQHSTKLEKARTPGLTGRRAKPPIERVMHGLFLLCGLLAVAAVLFMTIYMVASGGPVIAKVGPGPFLLGRTWDPDKARFGILPMILSSLTATFGAVLIALPTGILAAVFLAKLAPPRLAGALRALIDLLAGIPSVVYGLLGALIIMPAIFRLQTALGLPTRGSLLAAILLLVIMILPTIISVSETAIRSVPAPYEDAALALGSTRLQSIFKVTVPAARSGIAAGAVLGTGRAIGEAMAVIMVAGNAAILPSLLKPVRLLTASIPLEWAYSGGLHREALYGIGLTLFVFIMVINIVLNHMIKKGGVSLDS
- a CDS encoding phosphate ABC transporter substrate-binding protein, which gives rise to MKKTTGILLALLALTAALLFTSCSPAANNTGTPTPPTDDVSPVNPPAAPPDDSTDTQTPPLSGVVKTGGSTSVEMVMNALIYQFQADNAGVAIDYEMNGSGDGIKNTISGLYEIGHSSRELKSDGSEDGLDAVAYAIDGIAVVVNRENAVTNLTKEQILNIYTGAVLNWKDVGGPDAPITVVTREPGSGTRSAFAEIIGLEKDDTPIAADASVVDSTGAVQTTVSQNANAIGYMSFSDVDDTKVNAVPYEGVAISTDTLKSGDYLLKREFYLLFRTGAVLSPSAQAFVDFVLGDGGQRIVADNKLLPIQ